TTGAAACTTTGTTGCATTCAATATGGTCTGATAAACATTAGAATGCAAATATCTTGAAAGTTTTGACGTTTGGCTCTTGTTTCCAATTTTGGATTGGAAATAAAGGTTCAAGCTTGTTGCAATTGTGTAATGAACTAGACAACCTGGTTTTATTATGTATTATTGGTGTAATTTCTGGCTTGAAATCTTCTTGTGGTCTTCTACATGCTATTTATATTTGTTGCAGTTCCGGACGCACAAGGTTATCTACAGGCGATATGCTGGATTGTTTTTCTCACTTTGCGTTGATATAACAGATAACGAATTAGCATATTTAGAGTGCATCCATTTATTTGTGGAGATATTGGATCATTTCTTCAGCAACGTGTGTGAGCTCGATTTGGTATTCAACTTTCACAAGGTTTGTCTTTTTCTTGTTCTTTTCCCATTTATTCGTGAAGTAAATCAAACTTCTTCGATATAGATGTTATTGCATTTTATCTCAGCCATTTAGTTCCTGTTGGCTGTATGGTTGCTTGGGTGTGTAAATGTATATGCATGCGCCTTATATTAATTTACATCAATCTAATCTTCCTTgcaacaaaacaataaaatgtGAACTTTACTCCTTTGCAGTCTGATTTACGTCGTCTATTTACAGGTTTATTTGATACTTGATGAATTCATTCTTGCTGGAGAGCTCCAAGAAACAAGCAAGAAGGTGAGCATCTATTGTAGTTTTTTAACATATTGGCATGGCTTTTATGAACCTAAGCTTGTGACTTTCCTTCCTTTGCATAGCATTGCTAGCTAGTTACTGACATAATTAGTCATCTAGTCAAATTTGAAACTGTGGGTGATCATCTCGTTTAATACTGACTTTATTTTCCCATTGATTTACAGTTATCTTCTTTGAAATCTGCAATTGTGTTTTTGTAATTTGCAGGCAATTATAGAAAGAATGGGAGAATTGGAGAAGCTCGAGTAAATTCCGGCAGTGGAAGTGTTGAAAGGCTTTGTTTTTCTGTAATTTCTTTTACCTTTATTTTTCTTCCTCGGCATCCTCTTGCTCAAGTAGGCACagcttctctttcttcttcccTTGTTAATTTTTATGCCAGGAGTTCACATCTCTGTACATTTCTTTCTTTGATTGCGAGTTGTGCGACAGTTTCATCAACTATTTGTTAGAAACAAAATTTGTTTCAAGCAATTTAGGTATGGATATGGaaaacagtttttttttttttgccaggTATCCTTCGTGGTATACATAAGTAACAACAAATTTATCAATGAAAAGATTCATCTTTCGAATTGTATTTAGGAAAATATAGtgaaataataacaataaaagcTTTGATAATAACAAATAACATTATAAAAGCTTACAACTTTGTTCTCTACTTATTTAACTGATGCTAACAAGCAATTTTCAACTCTCAAAAGTGCTAATAATTCTGTGCAGTAGAAGTGGATAAGAACTTTACATATATGCCGCAAAAAGATTGCTGTTATCAATATGCTTCAAAATGCCATTATGTTCTTCTCGTCTTCCGAGTCTGATCTTCCCTCTGCTATTTTGGTTCAATGCTTGGCTTTAAATCGTGGATGGAGTACCCAGTCTCACTGGTATTTATACAAGTAAAGAATGAAACAATGTTATGGTCCTTCCCCCATCCGATTCCAACACAACCTCCGagctattattattattatcgttCTCATAGTCGCTCACTGCAGAGCAACTGTAATGGTAATGCACCACCGCCAGCTCGAAATCCGACTCCAATTTCTTCATAAACAGAAGAAAGATGGTTATCCTGCCTTTTTGTCCTTTCATGTGGTGATGTGATGGTCATGAACGGCTGTTGCTGTTGCTGCAGAGAGATCTGAGGGTACTTGTGGCCTAATACTTCTATAGTTGAAGGTGACGATGGTAAGACAAATGGCATCACTGCAGGTGAGTCTGGCCTTCCATTTTGCCAAATTGGAAACTGAGTCATAGCTGCGGAAGTTGCAGCATTCCTATACTGAGCTGCCAACTTGGCTGTCCATTGACGGTGGTGTTGCTGCTGCTGTTGTTGCTGCTGCTTTGTCAAGACTTTGCAACTAGCCTGAGGACCACAGTATGGGTTGTTGAAATGGGGAGCCTACACTCAGAGCATAAAGACAGAAATTAGCAACTTCCCAGCCAAGTGAATCATTGGACTATTTAAatgactatatatatataaaataaaattgaaaatgatcCAAAATATGGAGTCCATGACAAGTCAGCAATTGTTAGCTAAACGTTAACGTGATTCTTAGCTCCTTGTCCTGTTTTAAGTAAATGACATTTTGTCTCCGGTCCCCAACAAAAATCCTGTAATCCCAATGCATCTCATTATCCACTTGTGCAGTGTTTTTTTATCAATGGGCTCTTAACAGTAaggtaaataataaaaagttcCAATCTTCAGATAAACTTTAAGTGTAAAACCTGTTGGGCTGCTGCTGATGAAGGCTGGTTAGGGTAAACAGCTGTATATTGCGCTTGGGACATGGAGAACGGCACGAGCCTTGAATGTTGTGCAGGATAAGGAACTTGCACTGGGGCCAATGGTTCCGGGCAACTTCCAGCTCCACTGAAACTATTAATATTTTCCATCCCACCACCTCCACCCGACAAAGACAAGAAATCGAAACTCTACAAGGTAGTAAAGACTGATCAGATCCAATCAAATGGGAAAAATAATATGGAAACTGAATACTAAACTCACCTTCTGATGAGACGTGTATGCACCAGATGACAGAGCATGCTGTGGATGATCTTGGCGTAGCCTTAGATGCTGAAGATTACTACTTTTAGCATCACTTGAATATTTCTCAATGTTGTTGTTAACTATGCTAGAACATGCAGCTCCAATTAAATCATTTCTGACGCCATTGAAGTCGTTTATTGTCATGATTACACCTTGTTTCAATATTTCATGTGGTTTCAGTTGACTTGGAGGCAGTTGCAAGCTCTCTTTGCTGTTAGGCATGGCTAGAGCTCGAATGAGATGGCTTATGTGAGCATGAGCTGCACacctcttccatgatcttctatCTATTGAAACTTTAGAAACCTGTATTATTCATCATCCACCACATATTCTCAGTTAGCCCAAAATTTAAATCACTGAACTTCATTTAGGGACAAGCTAGAGAAATAATGATTAAATCTAtagttttcaccttttcagttgAAGAATCAATTTGCACTGGACCATGCCTGCTAGTGGTACCAAGCCAGGCAGGCATTCTAACAGTAAAGGATCTGAGACAGATAAAGTCACATGAGAAATGTCTACAAAATGAAGGATGAGTGAAATGTAGAAAATAAGAAGAATGCAATAACATTACTGTGGTAGAGGACCAGGACAAAAAGTACTTGATACCGTTGAAGACAATCCTGGCCATAATGCTGGACCTTCAAATAAAGCAGTTATTCAGCCACTAAGAGTTTAGTAAGAAAGTATAACAACCGCCAGTTTCAGACTCCGGGGACCATAAGAGAAACTTTCGAGCAGTAAGAGTTCTTACAATTACTTTTGGATTCATTAATAAAATGCTGCTGATCCAATTGGCTTCTGATTTTTGTAGTCTGAGAAAGCAAAAATTCAGAGTAAAAATTAAATGCAgcatatgtgtatatatagcATACTCGAGAAGTAGATTGGAATAATGCTTACCAGCCCTAACGTAATTTCTGAATTCCAGTCAAGCTGCGGAATCTCCAGCTTTACAGGTTGCTTTAGTTTGCTGCATGATCAAGAACAAATGAAGAAATAAAATACCAAAGTAGGAACAAGAGAGTAAGCGGAACAGTTATGAGTTCAGCATAATGAAGAAAATAGCAAAAGAGAAGTAGCATGTACCCAGCATCCTGGAGTGGCTCAGGCGGAAAGCAATAGTTAACTGCGTCTTTTAATGATGATTGCTCATGTTTATGAAATATCTTTTGCCAGTTCGCTTGAGAAACAAAACTGTCGACCTCTCCTTGAAGTGTTTCGCAGAAGGGAAAATCAGATGACTCACAAATGCTGGGCCTAATCAAAGAATTAATTTTTACGGTTTCTTCATGTGATTTTTCCATATTCAAAGCAGGATTAACAGCCTCATCAGTTTTTGACAGGAAAATTTCATTCAGGTCTTCTTTTAAACCTACAGTATCTGATAAATTAATAGTTTAGCAAACATTAATATAACTTGTTTGACATAATGGcgaaaatagataaaaagttaCCACTTGCCTTCCAACTGAGGTGGATGTTTCTCGCAAGCCTCAGGCAAAGCTGAAGGACTTGCATCTGAAGAAGAAGTATCAAATTTAGTCTTGCGATCCCGTTCATTGTCGGGGAACATTCCTGCCAAAGCATACAAGGTCTCCACCACTTCTTCCTCATCTTTGGTGATTGGTCCAGTAACACTTTGCTTTATGGACCAATTTGGGCCCTCTTGTTTCTAGAAATACAAATTTACCttcataaaattttgaaatgctCAATCTAGAAGGAATATGAGATCAGATTAGCACTTAGAATCAACTGACTAACCAAGTTcaatttggatttctttaagCCCGCCCTTTTGGACGATTCCGCACCACCATTAGAATAGTTAAGCTTCTTTGAATCTGGAAAAGGTGGAGAGATGGATTCTCGATTGCGTTTCTTCATGGCTGTAAATCAAATTCCCAATGTCAGTAGAAATTCTGTACTCTGAGCTAAAACAAACATTCAActtcatttcatttcttttattttcaaattcaaaacgAAATTCAAAACGAAATTCAAAACCTTtatataattcataaaaagTCAAGTATCTGACTTTTAAAAAGATGCTTAAAAATAGAGAATAACCAAACAAATATATTGAAACACTATAGTAATAATTCTGAGAGGAATCAAATACACCATGAAAGTCCCATCATGAACATAATAAAAAGGAATTAAGAAAAAAGAGTAAACAGACAGAATCTTGCGTccataaaaagaaagaaaaagtgaaaaaaaacttcaattttGCTTCAGttataatccaaacttttacaaagctAAACCCCAAAATAAAATGGGAAACATCTTCATAAGACCCACCACTCAATTGAACCTTGGATTACATAAAAAAGCAACGAAAATCATACTaacttaatatttatatttccgtttaaaaaataaacaaaaaagagaaagaaaaaggatAAAAGCGACAAATGTTAATTTCTTTCTTCTAACTGACAAAACCACACACACATACCAGACCGAAGCTTTCGCGGAACAGAAACACGATCGACAACGCCATTGCAGTCATCAAAATACTGCTGTAAAATTCCGCTAAAACAGATcagttaaaaagataaaatcaacaaaaacaataaaattaaaactaatcaattttaacttctttttttcTCACCTTCCTGGGAAGCTTGAATCTCTTAGTGACAGCACTGCAACTGGCAGTAGTATTAGCATCTTCTCTTTCAACTAAGTCACAACCCATCTCATATTTTTCCTCGTTCCTTGAGCTAATTACTCTATTAACAGCGCTCAGTTTCTTAATTCTTTCTTTATTACTAAATTTCTCTGAGgaagaagtagaaaaaaatagaataaattcaCTGACGATAACCGTTCTAATCTTGAAAATAAAGagaagaagaaacaaaagaggAGCAAGAGACACGCATTGTTATGTCTCTGTGATGAAAACACCTTATCACAAAAATAAACTgaattaaaagaatattaaaGAAAACGACAAGTAAAGCAAAATGAGAGATTTTGtttgtttcagtttttttattacaattaaaACATCATTTTTTTCGGGGACcagaaattgaaaaaagaatTAGAAAAACCAAGACAATGAAGTGAaacttcaaattaaaaaaaaaataaaaattcaccagTAGACGGAGACTGCTTCATCTGTCGCAAGAACCGACTCGCCCCGGCACGCCTCCCGTCTCGACTACTTGTATTATTACTGCTCCTCTCTGCTTCCATTATCGTCACTAAACTAGCAGTTTCATCCCAATCGGATCCACTTAATTAGCTCAGACTCACATGCAGATCATTGAGGTGAAGCTAAGGAATAAACTGTTTTTTTAATGGAATTTAGAAAATTTTGAGCAATGAACCGAACAAGAAGTTTTATAAACAGAGAGAGAAGAGTTTATGTGCTTTTAGTTATAATTATTACGAAATATAAGGCTACAGAAAAAACCGAAAAAGTGGCGTTTGGGCTTTTGTTTGttctaaagaaattgtttttatttatatttacgCAGATATTTCTCTCCGtgtcttgatctttcttatttTTCTGAAGAAGGAAGGGAAATTACAAACAAGGGATCCAATTGAGTGaaagaaaaaagtgaaaaaattaaAGTAGAAAAGTAATTCGTTCCTCGTGTTTACAGAATCAGGTTCTTCGTGATTTAAAGAATACAAAAAGTACTCTACAAAATTGCACGCAAAACCACCTTGAAAATTAACAGCAGATTCAGATCCTACTaattcaaaatcaatccaaataattttataatgttCGAAACAAAATTAGAAAACAATCGAATCAGAGCTCATACAAGCAAAAAAAGACGGAAAATCCGAAGCTATTAATTTTTCTCTgaacaaaatcatttttaaagaGCTTTCTCTCTCCTGACATTTTTATGAACTCACACGCACAGTCTCTTTCTAATTCTCACTTCATTCCACCGTGTCCAATCACTAGCCCCACAATACCGTCCGATTCATCACAATCTACATTTCCACCTCGGATCATGTCTGCCACTCAGCTTCTTTTAGCCGTTCGATTAATGAACCTGGCGGTTATTAGCTTATCAAGTTTGCAGAAAGCGACACGTGGGTAGCAAATCCATCTTTACAAGTAATAGAGACACTGGTCTGGTCTCCTCTTCCTCCTCCTTCTCTGTACTCTACTCTGCAGCAAAATACTCCTTCTTCTGTACCTTGtagttctaattttttaatatttttaaatcagttTCTTTGTTTTCACTCACAGTAATGCAGATAAGGAGACACGCGCCTACAATGAACTGAAAAATGCTTTTCACGCGCTGGATAATGAGTTTAAAATTATTGCAGTATCTCGAAGAGCACTGAAATCTGCGATTCTAATTCTAGAAAAAGTTAGCAGTCACGAGGGAGGGAGAGGAGAACTCGGCGATTAAATGACGATAATCCAATTCGGCTCTCTGCTTCTCTTTTATAGTCATGCTTAGTGCGTGACTTTGGttgttcattttatttttttctgtaATGTGGAGAAATTCATACActtaaattatatcaaaaattccttttaaaaaagttatttcaataaattaacaatactaaatttttttagtaatttcaattataaaaagtGCTAGTGAGGCTAGGTCAAGTCGCTAAGTCTCTCCCGTTcatttctgaaatttcgattttaaaatttaatagggTCAATTGTTTCagatttgtttaaaaatatttcaatcacACATTGCTAACGTAATtctactttttataatttttttaaaaagtaaatttataaaataattaaattaaattaagtaaataatatttatgtggataaaattatttttagaaaaatataattttgttgaTTAGATGTGGGTTGGGTTGCGTGGGGCCAGGACCAACATGCACAAATCCGGAATTATATATAGAAGGGAGgaacaaaaatgtcaaaaacccaGATATAAGCAAGTGGGCTTCGTAGGTAGTTGCTGATACTTATTGGATCCTAATATTGGTCTTTTATAGGGCAAAGGGCCCTAACACAGTAAAATGGTCACTACACTTTATATTCGCAACAATGTAAAGAAATTGTCAGCCAAAATATAAAGGTTATTGTCTACAAATTATTAGTCTTGCACATTGTGTCATCATTTTTGATGTAATTATGTATTGAAAATTACTAGTATTAATCAACACTAATTTAATCATTTCTTCCATTTGAAAGAAACATTTAGTCCTACAATTCCCATATCTAGGACCAACTTTGATATATTCAAAGAGAATTTAactgaaaataatttttcaaatttttatttaaatatcaaataataaaattaaaaaaatcatttataggcaaatttttctttatttttatttcactctatatttatacattaattttttgtaataaattaatacattaaattaaaaaataaaaataactgaaGTAAGAGGTTCGGTTTTGTTCACAAGCCCGGCCCATTTTGTTTATCATAAAAGCCCAATGTCCAAGCAATGAAGACGCTGCGTTTTTCTTTAGGAAACAGGTCTGAGACAAATGCAATAAATGTCTTATTATCAAGATACAAACATAAAACATAGTACACATTGATTTATTAATCAAATGAGAAATACTACTACAACTTTAGCAATTGACAATCAATGTCCGACTCTATATTCCTTATGTTCAATGCAAATAAGCAAAAGGTTGCTCTAGGGACACTTATGTCTGCCACCGTGGGTTGTCATGTTGGCATAGCAGGGACAAACATCATAGTTGCCTGAAGTTCCCGGCGGAACACAGCCGCATCGGGCACAACACGTGCCACATGCCCTATTGCAAAGATTCGGCCTTGATGACAGTTGACACCTCGCAGCGCAAGCTCCGTCACAATCTACAAACAACAAAATAATCAGTGAGTATATACGACTCGAAAATATTtatgtataaaataaattataatgaatttAGCATATGTACCTATTTTTTGTGGAGGAGGACTTTGTACCATGTTTTTGATGAACTTGAATACATGCATAAAATAAAGAAGATGTTAATGAAAAAATAGGATTGCTAAGAGAAAATGAACAGACTTGATGAAGATGAGG
This region of Mercurialis annua linkage group LG1-X, ddMerAnnu1.2, whole genome shotgun sequence genomic DNA includes:
- the LOC126681652 gene encoding uncharacterized protein LOC126681652 isoform X2 yields the protein MEAERSSNNTSSRDGRRAGASRFLRQMKQSPSTEKFSNKERIKKLSAVNRVISSRNEEKYEMGCDLVEREDANTTASCSAVTKRFKLPRKYFDDCNGVVDRVSVPRKLRSAMKKRNRESISPPFPDSKKLNYSNGGAESSKRAGLKKSKLNLKQEGPNWSIKQSVTGPITKDEEEVVETLYALAGMFPDNERDRKTKFDTSSSDASPSALPEACEKHPPQLEDTVGLKEDLNEIFLSKTDEAVNPALNMEKSHEETVKINSLIRPSICESSDFPFCETLQGEVDSFVSQANWQKIFHKHEQSSLKDAVNYCFPPEPLQDAGKLKQPVKLEIPQLDWNSEITLGLTTKIRSQLDQQHFINESKSNCPALWPGLSSTVSSTFCPGPLPQSFTVRMPAWLGTTSRHGPVQIDSSTEKVSKVSIDRRSWKRCAAHAHISHLIRALAMPNSKESLQLPPSQLKPHEILKQGVIMTINDFNGVRNDLIGAACSSIVNNNIEKYSSDAKSSNLQHLRLRQDHPQHALSSGAYTSHQKSFDFLSLSGGGGGMENINSFSGAGSCPEPLAPVQVPYPAQHSRLVPFSMSQAQYTAVYPNQPSSAAAQQAPHFNNPYCGPQASCKVLTKQQQQQQQQHHRQWTAKLAAQYRNAATSAAMTQFPIWQNGRPDSPAVMPFVLPSSPSTIEVLGHKYPQISLQQQQQPFMTITSPHERTKRQDNHLSSVYEEIGVGFRAGGGALPLQLLCSERL
- the LOC126681652 gene encoding uncharacterized protein LOC126681652 isoform X1 codes for the protein MEAERSSNNTSSRDGRRAGASRFLRQMKQSPSTEKFSNKERIKKLSAVNRVISSRNEEKYEMGCDLVEREDANTTASCSAVTKRFKLPRKQYFDDCNGVVDRVSVPRKLRSAMKKRNRESISPPFPDSKKLNYSNGGAESSKRAGLKKSKLNLKQEGPNWSIKQSVTGPITKDEEEVVETLYALAGMFPDNERDRKTKFDTSSSDASPSALPEACEKHPPQLEDTVGLKEDLNEIFLSKTDEAVNPALNMEKSHEETVKINSLIRPSICESSDFPFCETLQGEVDSFVSQANWQKIFHKHEQSSLKDAVNYCFPPEPLQDAGKLKQPVKLEIPQLDWNSEITLGLTTKIRSQLDQQHFINESKSNCPALWPGLSSTVSSTFCPGPLPQSFTVRMPAWLGTTSRHGPVQIDSSTEKVSKVSIDRRSWKRCAAHAHISHLIRALAMPNSKESLQLPPSQLKPHEILKQGVIMTINDFNGVRNDLIGAACSSIVNNNIEKYSSDAKSSNLQHLRLRQDHPQHALSSGAYTSHQKSFDFLSLSGGGGGMENINSFSGAGSCPEPLAPVQVPYPAQHSRLVPFSMSQAQYTAVYPNQPSSAAAQQAPHFNNPYCGPQASCKVLTKQQQQQQQQHHRQWTAKLAAQYRNAATSAAMTQFPIWQNGRPDSPAVMPFVLPSSPSTIEVLGHKYPQISLQQQQQPFMTITSPHERTKRQDNHLSSVYEEIGVGFRAGGGALPLQLLCSERL
- the LOC126681652 gene encoding uncharacterized protein LOC126681652 isoform X4, with translation MEAERSSNNTSSRDGRRAGASRFLRQMKQSPSTEKFSNKERIKKLSAVNRVISSRNEEKYEMGCDLVEREDANTTASCSAVTKRFKLPRKQYFDDCNGVVDRVSVPRKLRSAMKKRNRESISPPFPDSKKLNYSNGGAESSKRAGLKKSKLNLKQEGPNWSIKQSVTGPITKDEEEVVETLYALAGMFPDNERDRKTKFDTSSSDASPSALPEACEKHPPQLEGLKEDLNEIFLSKTDEAVNPALNMEKSHEETVKINSLIRPSICESSDFPFCETLQGEVDSFVSQANWQKIFHKHEQSSLKDAVNYCFPPEPLQDAGKLKQPVKLEIPQLDWNSEITLGLTTKIRSQLDQQHFINESKSNCPALWPGLSSTVSSTFCPGPLPQSFTVRMPAWLGTTSRHGPVQIDSSTEKVSKVSIDRRSWKRCAAHAHISHLIRALAMPNSKESLQLPPSQLKPHEILKQGVIMTINDFNGVRNDLIGAACSSIVNNNIEKYSSDAKSSNLQHLRLRQDHPQHALSSGAYTSHQKSFDFLSLSGGGGGMENINSFSGAGSCPEPLAPVQVPYPAQHSRLVPFSMSQAQYTAVYPNQPSSAAAQQAPHFNNPYCGPQASCKVLTKQQQQQQQQHHRQWTAKLAAQYRNAATSAAMTQFPIWQNGRPDSPAVMPFVLPSSPSTIEVLGHKYPQISLQQQQQPFMTITSPHERTKRQDNHLSSVYEEIGVGFRAGGGALPLQLLCSERL
- the LOC126681684 gene encoding AP-2 complex subunit sigma: MIRFILLQNRQGKTRLAKYYVPLEDSEKHKVEYEVHRLVVNRDPKFTNFVEFRTHKVIYRRYAGLFFSLCVDITDNELAYLECIHLFVEILDHFFSNVCELDLVFNFHKVYLILDEFILAGELQETSKKAIIERMGELEKLE
- the LOC126664812 gene encoding gibberellin-regulated protein 11-like: MAIFKILLFVILPLAFVLHLAQSNPMFIKNMVQSPPPQKIDCDGACAARCQLSSRPNLCNRACGTCCARCGCVPPGTSGNYDVCPCYANMTTHGGRHKCP
- the LOC126681652 gene encoding uncharacterized protein LOC126681652 isoform X3, whose product is MEAERSSNNTSSRDGRRAGASRFLRQMKQSPSTEKFSNKERIKKLSAVNRVISSRNEEKYEMGCDLVEREDANTTASCSAVTKRFKLPRKQYFDDCNGVVDRVSVPRKLRSAMKKRNRESISPPFPDSKKLNYSNGGAESSKRAGLKKSKLNLKQEGPNWSIKQSVTGPITKDEEEVVETLYALAGMFPDNERDRKTKFDTSSSDASPSALPEACEKHPPQLEDTVGLKEDLNEIFLSKTDEAVNPALNMEKSHEETVKINSLIRPSICESSDFPFCETLQGEVDSFVSQANWQKIFHKHEQSSLKDAVNYCFPPEPLQDAGKLKQPVKLEIPQLDWNSEITLGLTTKIRSQLDQQHFINESKSNSLWPGLSSTVSSTFCPGPLPQSFTVRMPAWLGTTSRHGPVQIDSSTEKVSKVSIDRRSWKRCAAHAHISHLIRALAMPNSKESLQLPPSQLKPHEILKQGVIMTINDFNGVRNDLIGAACSSIVNNNIEKYSSDAKSSNLQHLRLRQDHPQHALSSGAYTSHQKSFDFLSLSGGGGGMENINSFSGAGSCPEPLAPVQVPYPAQHSRLVPFSMSQAQYTAVYPNQPSSAAAQQAPHFNNPYCGPQASCKVLTKQQQQQQQQHHRQWTAKLAAQYRNAATSAAMTQFPIWQNGRPDSPAVMPFVLPSSPSTIEVLGHKYPQISLQQQQQPFMTITSPHERTKRQDNHLSSVYEEIGVGFRAGGGALPLQLLCSERL
- the LOC126681652 gene encoding uncharacterized protein LOC126681652 isoform X5, translating into MEAERSSNNTSSRDGRRAGASRFLRQMKQSPSTEKFSNKERIKKLSAVNRVISSRNEEKYEMGCDLVEREDANTTASCSAVTKRFKLPRKQYFDDCNGVVDRVSVPRKLRSAMKKRNRESISPPFPDSKKLNYSNGGAESSKRAGLKKSKLNLKQEGPNWSIKQSVTGPITKDEEEVVETLYALAGMFPDNERDRKTKFDTSSSDASPSALPEACEKHPPQLEDTVGLKEDLNEIFLSKTDEAVNPALNMEKSHEETVKINSLIRPSICESSDFPFCETLQGEVDSFVSQANWQKIFHKHEQSSLKDAVNYCFPPEPLQDAGKLKQPVKLEIPQLDWNSEITLGLTTKIRSQLDQQHFINESKSNCPALWPGLSSTVSSTFCPGPLPQSFTVRMPAWLGTTSRHGPVQIDSSTEKVSKVSIDRRSWKRCAAHAHISHLIRALAMPNSKESLQLPPSQLKPHEILKQGVIMTINDFNGVRNDLIGAACSSIVNNNIEKYSSDAKSSNLQHLRLRQDHPQHALSSGAYTSHQKSFDFLSLSGGGGGMENINSFSGAGSCPEPLAPVQVPYPAQHSRLVPFSMSQAQYTAVYPNQPSSAAAQQDFCWGPETKCHLLKTGQGAKNHVNV